In Alligator mississippiensis isolate rAllMis1 chromosome 10, rAllMis1, whole genome shotgun sequence, one DNA window encodes the following:
- the LOC109280191 gene encoding galanin receptor type 1, producing MEKEEIVLSLDTNTSECSDGANQTGSPHCWPGVTGGGPEVVIVPVLFGVIFLLGMVGNTLVLVVLGHIRTRGRPSRSATNIFILNLSIADFSFLLFCVPFQATIYSLPEWVFGAFFCKWVHYLAMTTMLVSIFTLVAMSVDRYIAVVHAKRSLCIRSKRNAVMGVGVIWLLSLLIAIPVAQHQALMSGHEKAPNSSFCWEHWSDGSAAKQTYKVAILVVGYLLPLVLITCCYAKVLYHLHTKVKNISKKSERSKKKKSPTYRGQYQIHNFVRRQRSKEFGVQRVVDKP from the exons ATGGAGAAGGAGGAAATTGTGCTCTCTCTTGACACTAACACCAGTGAGTGTAGTGATGGGGCTAACCAGACAGGCTCCCCACATTGCTGGCCAGGAGTGACTGGAGGTGGCCCAGAGGTGGTGATTGTTCCTGTTCTCTTTGGTGTGATATTTCTGTTAGGCATGGTAGGAAACACCTTGGTCCTGGTAGTGCTGGGACACATCCGGACCAGGGGACGCCCTTCACGGAGTGCCACCAACATCTTCATTCTCAACCTGAGCATTGCGGACTTCTCATTCCTGCTCTTCTGTGTCCCCTTCCAAGCCACAATCTACTCCCTACCTGAGTGGGTCTTCGGTGCCTTCTTTTGTAAGTGGGTTCACTACCTGGCCATGACCACCATGCTGGTCAGCATCTTCACTCTGGTAGCCATGTCTGTGGACAGGTACATTGCTGTGGTGCACGCAAAGCGCTCCCTCTGCATCCGCAGCAAGCGCAATGCTGTCATGGGTGTCGGAGTCATCTGGCTGCTGTCGCTGCTCATTGCCATCCCTGTTGCCCAGCACCAGGCCCTCATGAGTGGCCATGAGAAGGCACCCAACAGCTCTTTCTGCTGGGAACACTGGTCTGATGGTTCAGCTGCTAAGCAGACCTACAAGGTTGCCATCCTGGTGGTGGGGTACCTACTGCCCCTGGTGCTCATCACCTGCTGTTATGCCAAG gtTTTATATCATCTTCATACAAAAGTAAAAAACATTTCTAAGAAATCGGAGAGATCAAAGAAAAAG AAATCTCCCACCTACAGGGGCCAATACCAGATACACAACTTTGTGAGGAGACAGCGGAG CAAGGAGTTTGGAGTACAGCGAGTTGTAGACAAGCCATAA